One window of the Sciurus carolinensis chromosome 8, mSciCar1.2, whole genome shotgun sequence genome contains the following:
- the Znf280b gene encoding zinc finger protein 280B has translation MEQPCVLCDEEQDPEPQKSIKETKQIDDEDAELIFVGVEHVNEDAELIFVGVSSNSKPVVSNILNRVTPGSCSRRKKYGRRRKDTAHRLQPTSHVTRPSETVTILPVSQSESRSTDSPIIIEPLSKPDDKSNSPKVVPSSSSESCSPLVTFTSSLHHPVKAALSEGGMNESTCVSKRCSTTEVTSINPKSPKLSDGITGECSLTLSPSGVFNTVNSQQSTPNDVHTSVSHAQNVVSLPTAFPKDSVHFKPITISPDRENGLAKTDFSDLASQNKTFDPKKGNLILLLSDFYYGQHKGDEQPEQKTHTTFKCPSCLKVLKNVKFMNHMKHHLELEKQRGDSWETHTTCQHCHRQFPTPFQLQRHIESVHTIQEPSAVCKICELSFETDQILLEHMKDNHKPGEMPYVCQICNYRSSAFADVETHFRTYHENTKNLLCPFCLKIFKTATPYMCHYRRHWERGVHQCSKCRLQFLTFKEKMEHKTQCHQMFKKPKQLEGLPPETKIVIQVSPEPGQPESVNVASITLSTTDSEPSPPRSKSRISKKPH, from the coding sequence atggaacAACCATGTGTATTATGTGATGAAGAACAAGATCCAGAACCACAGAAAAGcataaaagaaaccaaacaaataGATGATGAAGATGCTGAGCTGATCTTTGTTGGGGTGGAACATGTAAATGAAGATGCTGAGCTGATCTTTGTTGGGGTGTCTTCAAATTCAAAACCGGTTGTTTCAAACATCTTGAACAGAGTTACCCCAGGTTCATGTTCACGGAGAAAAAAGTATGGTCGCCGAAGAAAAGATACTGCTCATAGATTGCAACCTACAAGTCATGTGACCCGTCCATCAGAAACAGTGACTATACTGCCAGTTTCTCAGTCTGAATCGAGATCAACAGATAGTCCTATTATTATTGAACCTTTGTCTAAGCCTGATGATAAAAGTAATTCACCTAAAGTTGTGCCTAGTAGCTCTTCAGAGTCATGTTCTCCTTTGGTTACGTTCACAAGTTCATTGCATCATCCAGTGAAAGCAGCACTTTCAGAAGGAGGCATGAATGAAAGTACTTGTGTATCAAAGCGATGTTCCACTACTGAAGTAACTAGTATAAATCCCAAAAGTCCTAAACTCAGTGATGGAATCACAGGAGAATGTTCTTTAACTTTGTCCCCTTCAGGTGTTTTTAATACAGTGAATTCTCAGCAAAGTACACCCAATGATGTCCATACCTCGGTAAGCCATGCTCAGAATGTAGTATCTCTTCCAACAGCTTTTCCAAAGGACAGTGTCCATTTCAAGCCTATAACTATAAGTCCTGATAGAGAAAATGGGTTGGCAAAGACAGACTTTTCAGATTTAGCAAGTCAGAACAAGACTTTTGATCCCAAGAAAGGGAATTTGATCCTGTTACTTAGTGACTTTTACTATGGACAACATAAAGGAGATGAGCAGCCAGAACAGAAAACTCACACAACCTTTAAATGCCCCAGTTGCTTGAAAGTTCTAAAAAATGTTAAGTTTATGAATCACATGAAGCATCATTtggaactggagaagcagagggGTGACAGCTGGGAGACCCACACTACCTGCCAGCACTGCCACCGGCAGTTTCCCACTCCCTTCCAACTACAACGTCACATTGAAAGTGTGCACACTATACAGGAGCCCTCTGCTGTCTGTAAAATCTGTGAGTTGTCGTTTGAAACAGATCAGATTCTCTTAGAACATATGAAGGACAATCATAAGCCTGGGGAAATGCCCTATGTGTGCCAGATTTGTAATTACAGATCATCAGCGTTTGCTGATGTGGAAACGCATTTTAGAACATACCATGAAAACACTAAGAATTTGCTTTGTccattttgtctcaaaattttcaaaactgcAACACCGTATATGTGTCATTATAGGAGGCACTGGGAAAGGGGTGTTCACCAGTGTTCTAAATGTCGGCTACAGTTTTTAACTTTCAAGGAGAAAATGGAGCACAAGACCCAATGTCATCAAATGTTTAAGAAGCCTAAACAACTAGAAGGATTGCCTCCTGAAACAAAAATTGTTATTCAAGTGTCACCAGAACCTGGTCAACCAGAATCAGTGAATGTAGCATCCATTACTCTAAGTACAACTGATTCTGAACCATCTCCTCCCAGGTCTAAAAGTAGAATTTCCAAAAAACCTCATTAA